In a genomic window of Mycolicibacterium neoaurum VKM Ac-1815D:
- a CDS encoding SigB/SigF/SigG family RNA polymerase sigma factor, which produces MPRTDQQYAEIADMVRLLRSQEPGSAEHRGLNDDVITRTLPLAEHIAQRYSGRGQPYDDLYQVACIGLIKAVNRFDPDRGADFLSFAVPTVMGEVRRHFRDTGWAVNVPRRLKDLSLQLTKAREELTRTLGHAPTATEIATHLGIEREEVIQATVAASHYSTVSTDRPATDDGEDFTIKDTLGSVDTRLDKIVDVETVRPLIEKLSARERAVLNYRFFDDMTQTQIAERMACSQMQVSRILAKALDSLRKQAEAQMAERPSVRHSAA; this is translated from the coding sequence ATGCCACGAACCGATCAGCAATACGCCGAAATCGCCGATATGGTGCGGTTGTTGCGCAGCCAAGAGCCCGGCTCGGCTGAACACCGCGGCCTTAATGACGACGTCATCACCCGGACCCTGCCGTTGGCCGAGCACATCGCCCAGCGCTACTCCGGGCGCGGGCAGCCCTACGACGATCTCTACCAGGTCGCCTGTATCGGACTGATCAAGGCCGTCAACCGGTTCGATCCCGATCGCGGAGCCGATTTCCTCTCGTTTGCCGTGCCGACGGTGATGGGCGAGGTCCGCAGGCACTTCCGCGACACCGGATGGGCCGTCAACGTGCCCCGGCGGTTGAAGGATCTCAGTCTGCAACTCACCAAGGCCCGCGAGGAGTTGACCCGCACCCTCGGCCACGCGCCGACCGCCACCGAGATCGCCACCCATCTGGGTATCGAACGAGAAGAGGTCATCCAAGCGACCGTGGCCGCCAGCCACTACTCGACCGTCTCCACCGACCGGCCCGCCACCGACGACGGCGAGGACTTCACCATCAAGGACACCCTGGGGTCGGTGGACACCCGACTGGACAAGATCGTCGACGTGGAGACCGTGCGCCCGCTGATCGAGAAGCTGTCTGCGCGCGAACGCGCCGTGCTGAACTACCGGTTCTTCGACGATATGACCCAGACCCAGATCGCCGAGCGGATGGCCTGCTCGCAGATGCAGGTGTCGCGCATCCTGGCCAAGGCGCTGGACTCACTGCGCAAACAGGCAGAAGCCCAGATGGCCGAGCGCCCGTCGGTCCGGCACAGCGCCGCCTGA
- a CDS encoding metallophosphoesterase, whose amino-acid sequence MFIIILCTVLGLTHLYVWKRLIKDTTGPGHARTVLTAAFLTMAAVLVIALLVPRLTGLDESAWFAWPGYLWFALVGYLLLTLLLVEPIRLALRGWVRRGGTTGEPAEPGTTAEVTPSPGALNRRVFLARTGAAAAGAAATGLVGYGAATALGPPDVLQVPIRLGRLNPAFNGFRIAVVSDIHLGPLLGRSHTERIVEMINGTDADLVAIVGDLVDGTVDKLGHAAEPLQDLVSREGSFFVTGNHEYFVPDTMPWLRELDRLGVTPLRNENTLIRRGAAALHIAGVNDLAGEEHGDPPDYDRALAGTDGPNPTVLLAHQPVMVEQAAARGVDLQLSGHTHGGQTWPFQYIVEAVQPSLAGLSTLQDTQLYVSRGAGFWGPPVRVGAPPDISVLTLNADR is encoded by the coding sequence ATGTTCATCATCATCCTGTGTACGGTGCTCGGACTGACCCACCTGTACGTGTGGAAGCGGTTGATCAAGGACACCACCGGGCCGGGACATGCCCGCACGGTGCTGACGGCCGCCTTCCTGACCATGGCCGCGGTGTTGGTGATCGCACTGCTGGTGCCACGGCTGACCGGGCTGGACGAATCGGCATGGTTCGCCTGGCCGGGATACCTCTGGTTTGCGTTGGTCGGCTATCTGCTTCTGACGCTGCTGTTGGTGGAACCGATCCGACTGGCGCTGCGGGGGTGGGTGCGTCGCGGCGGGACGACCGGTGAGCCCGCCGAACCGGGGACCACCGCTGAGGTCACGCCGTCACCCGGTGCGCTCAATCGCCGTGTATTTCTGGCCAGGACCGGCGCCGCGGCGGCAGGCGCGGCGGCCACCGGACTGGTGGGCTACGGAGCGGCCACCGCACTCGGACCACCTGACGTCCTGCAGGTGCCGATTCGACTCGGCCGGCTGAATCCGGCGTTCAACGGCTTTCGCATCGCCGTCGTCTCCGACATCCATCTCGGGCCGCTGCTGGGACGCAGCCATACCGAGCGGATCGTGGAGATGATCAACGGGACCGATGCCGATCTGGTCGCGATCGTCGGCGATCTGGTCGACGGCACGGTGGACAAGCTCGGCCACGCGGCGGAGCCCCTGCAAGATCTGGTGTCCAGGGAAGGTTCGTTCTTCGTCACCGGCAACCACGAGTACTTCGTCCCGGACACGATGCCGTGGTTGCGCGAACTGGATCGACTCGGTGTCACCCCGCTGCGTAACGAAAACACCCTGATCCGACGGGGCGCAGCCGCTTTGCACATCGCCGGGGTCAATGACCTCGCCGGCGAAGAGCACGGCGACCCGCCCGACTACGACCGTGCACTGGCAGGTACCGACGGACCAAACCCGACGGTGCTCCTTGCCCATCAGCCCGTCATGGTCGAACAGGCCGCCGCGCGCGGTGTCGATCTACAACTGTCCGGTCACACGCACGGCGGACAGACCTGGCCGTTCCAGTACATCGTCGAGGCGGTGCAGCCGTCCTTGGCAGGATTGTCGACCCTCCAGGACACTCAGCTGTACGTGTCTCGCGGTGCCGGGTTCTGGGGGCCGCCGGTACGGGTCGGCGCCCCGCCGGACATCTCGGTGCTGACACTCAACGCCGACCGGTAA
- a CDS encoding sodium:solute symporter family protein, protein MEILIGYGGIAVFLIVLLVVLQRTKGSVDFSEYATAGRSFGPLFSAMAFVNTWLPGTIFIAFAGYAASAGAIGFYFVAYSILAVVLMFLLAKPVHEWGRQFDLRTQADLLGLRYGSTAVRVVAAVIGVIASFPWIVLGMQSLTLVFEYLSFGAVPAAGAALIGIGVLVARQWWTVRLGARGLVVSDFVQGIVAYLIGTVLILGLLTWLLTNGHGFGEVDPAFFTLPGPGSVDGPLYLFSLIATGALGGWCWPDIFVRLFASNSTHTIKRAAVMASPLLLIFGSSLCLLAVAASTYPGVADAPDEVWFLTAAIGGPVILTLAGVCVLAATMGNVGANLQALGAQIANDVVGVARGTRVEDQRWGKVSVGVLTLLAGVVAVATTDALSSGMVALAQVSYQGIVQLAPTVFLGIFWRRGNATAAVAAMVLGFGTACVLQVLYPIAISALGGMTSGVAALAVNFAVYTIVSYARPHSAEEKRRVDQLFDSLYATDKVGTP, encoded by the coding sequence ATGGAGATCCTCATCGGATACGGCGGTATCGCCGTCTTCCTGATCGTGCTGCTGGTCGTGCTGCAACGCACCAAGGGCAGCGTGGACTTCAGCGAATATGCCACGGCGGGGCGGTCTTTCGGACCCCTCTTCTCAGCCATGGCGTTCGTCAACACCTGGCTGCCCGGCACCATTTTCATCGCCTTCGCCGGTTATGCGGCCAGTGCCGGCGCCATCGGCTTCTACTTCGTGGCCTACTCCATCCTGGCCGTCGTGCTGATGTTCCTGCTGGCCAAGCCCGTTCACGAATGGGGCCGGCAATTCGACCTGCGCACCCAAGCCGACCTGCTGGGCCTGCGGTACGGCTCCACCGCCGTGCGGGTGGTCGCAGCCGTCATCGGCGTCATCGCCTCGTTCCCGTGGATTGTGCTGGGCATGCAGTCGCTGACCCTGGTGTTCGAGTACCTGTCGTTCGGCGCCGTACCGGCAGCGGGTGCGGCCCTCATCGGCATCGGCGTGCTGGTCGCCCGGCAGTGGTGGACGGTGCGCCTCGGTGCCCGTGGCCTGGTCGTCAGTGACTTCGTCCAGGGCATCGTCGCCTACCTGATCGGCACCGTGCTGATCCTCGGACTGCTGACCTGGCTGCTGACCAACGGCCATGGCTTCGGCGAGGTGGATCCGGCGTTCTTCACCCTGCCCGGCCCCGGCAGTGTCGACGGTCCGCTGTATCTGTTCTCGCTGATCGCCACCGGCGCCCTCGGGGGTTGGTGCTGGCCGGACATCTTCGTGCGGCTGTTCGCGTCCAACAGCACCCACACCATCAAGCGTGCCGCGGTGATGGCCTCCCCGCTGTTGCTGATCTTCGGCTCCTCGCTGTGCCTGCTGGCAGTCGCGGCGTCGACCTATCCTGGCGTGGCCGACGCACCCGACGAGGTGTGGTTCCTGACGGCCGCCATCGGCGGACCAGTCATCCTGACGCTGGCCGGGGTGTGCGTGCTGGCGGCCACCATGGGCAACGTAGGCGCCAACCTCCAGGCCCTTGGCGCGCAGATCGCCAACGACGTGGTGGGCGTGGCCCGTGGCACCCGGGTGGAAGATCAGCGCTGGGGCAAGGTCTCGGTCGGTGTGCTGACGCTGCTGGCCGGTGTGGTCGCGGTGGCGACGACGGACGCGCTGTCCTCCGGCATGGTCGCGCTGGCGCAGGTGTCGTATCAGGGCATCGTGCAGCTGGCGCCGACGGTGTTTCTCGGAATCTTCTGGCGCCGAGGCAATGCCACGGCCGCAGTGGCCGCGATGGTCCTCGGCTTCGGCACGGCCTGCGTGCTGCAGGTGCTCTACCCGATCGCCATTTCGGCGCTCGGCGGTATGACCTCAGGGGTGGCTGCCTTGGCTGTCAACTTCGCCGTCTACACCATCGTGTCCTACGCCAGGCCGCACAGCGCCGAGGAAAAGCGGCGCGTGGACCAGCTTTTCGATTCCCTGTACGCAACGGACAAGGTGGGAACCCCGTGA
- a CDS encoding STAS domain-containing protein, with amino-acid sequence MVGNSSASACGISTRHEDGTVVITVTGTIDMVTVAQLEAAIEMAMTGAPASVVIDLLGVQFLASIGIGALVAVHQHPTVRLAVVADGPTTARPLQLVGVADVIDVCPTLDDALNVVLAQR; translated from the coding sequence ATGGTGGGGAATTCGAGTGCGTCGGCATGCGGCATCAGTACCCGACACGAGGACGGGACGGTGGTCATCACCGTCACCGGCACGATCGACATGGTGACCGTCGCGCAGTTGGAGGCGGCTATCGAGATGGCCATGACCGGCGCGCCCGCGAGCGTCGTGATCGATCTGCTGGGCGTGCAGTTCCTGGCATCGATAGGCATCGGTGCGCTGGTCGCCGTCCACCAGCATCCGACGGTACGGTTGGCCGTCGTCGCCGACGGACCCACGACCGCCCGGCCCTTACAACTGGTCGGGGTGGCCGATGTGATCGATGTCTGCCCGACGCTCGACGACGCGTTGAATGTGGTTCTCGCGCAGCGGTAA
- a CDS encoding class II histone deacetylase: protein MTAQRRTGYVWHERYAWHDTGTHVGIFPAGGFNQPHMTFESAESKSRMAGLVEVSGMIDELVRVPARMATREDLLRVHDADHIDRIERDSADRGGDGGDGFTPFGPGSYDIARLAAGGTIAAAEAVLTGVAENAYALVRPPGHHARRDIGMGFCIFSNVSIAIEYVRAHLGVQRVAIVDYDVHHGNGAESIYWDDADVLTISLHQDRLFPQDTGAVTDTGIGGTNINVPLPAGSGNGAYLAAIERVAVPAVTAFAPDIIFVSSGFDPSPVDPLGCMTVTSSGFKDMAARLVTLAGDVCDGKIVFSHEGGYSPVHVPFCGLAVLEALSGHETGVVDPFGQSFDDSPAHLLQPWQDAVIAQAALIAEALRL, encoded by the coding sequence GTGACCGCACAACGACGCACCGGCTATGTCTGGCACGAACGCTATGCCTGGCACGACACCGGAACCCACGTCGGCATCTTCCCGGCCGGCGGCTTCAACCAGCCGCACATGACTTTCGAGAGTGCGGAATCCAAATCCCGGATGGCGGGCCTTGTCGAGGTGTCCGGGATGATCGACGAACTGGTTCGGGTCCCCGCCCGGATGGCGACGCGCGAGGATCTGCTGCGGGTGCACGACGCCGATCACATCGACCGTATCGAACGCGACAGCGCCGATCGGGGCGGCGACGGGGGAGACGGCTTCACCCCGTTCGGACCCGGCAGTTACGACATCGCCCGACTGGCTGCCGGCGGCACCATCGCCGCGGCCGAGGCCGTCCTCACCGGCGTTGCCGAAAACGCCTACGCACTGGTGCGCCCGCCCGGACATCACGCCCGCCGCGACATCGGAATGGGATTCTGCATCTTCTCCAACGTGAGCATCGCCATCGAATACGTGCGTGCGCACCTCGGTGTGCAACGGGTCGCCATCGTCGACTACGACGTCCACCACGGCAACGGGGCTGAATCCATCTACTGGGATGACGCCGATGTGCTCACCATCTCGCTGCACCAGGACCGGCTCTTCCCGCAGGACACCGGTGCGGTCACCGACACCGGCATCGGCGGTACCAACATCAACGTGCCCCTACCCGCCGGCTCGGGCAACGGCGCCTACTTGGCAGCCATCGAACGGGTCGCCGTCCCGGCAGTGACGGCATTTGCGCCCGACATCATTTTCGTCTCCAGCGGATTCGACCCGAGCCCGGTCGACCCACTTGGCTGTATGACCGTCACCTCAAGCGGTTTCAAGGATATGGCCGCACGTCTGGTCACCTTGGCCGGGGACGTCTGCGACGGCAAGATCGTCTTCTCCCACGAAGGCGGCTACTCGCCGGTGCACGTGCCGTTCTGCGGACTGGCGGTGCTGGAAGCCCTGAGCGGTCACGAGACCGGGGTGGTCGACCCGTTCGGTCAGAGCTTCGACGACTCGCCGGCGCATCTGCTGCAGCCGTGGCAAGACGCGGTGATCGCCCAGGCAGCGTTGATCGCCGAGGCATTGCGGCTCTAG
- a CDS encoding STAS domain-containing protein, which produces MNTELTLHETITDGGAAALEAVGEIDLSNVEAFSAALEAATGDADSLLTVDLIHVTYLDSAAINALFRHVDHISILANRLLKSILTLSGLADLVPVQIVDA; this is translated from the coding sequence ATGAACACCGAACTCACACTCCACGAAACCATTACCGACGGTGGTGCGGCCGCGCTCGAAGCGGTCGGCGAGATCGATCTGAGCAATGTCGAGGCATTTTCCGCCGCGCTGGAGGCTGCGACCGGGGACGCCGACAGTCTCCTCACCGTCGACCTCATCCACGTCACCTACCTCGACAGTGCCGCCATCAACGCACTGTTCCGGCACGTTGACCACATCAGCATTCTCGCCAATCGACTACTGAAGTCGATCCTCACCCTCAGCGGACTCGCCGATCTGGTGCCCGTACAGATCGTCGACGCGTGA
- a CDS encoding SpoIIE family protein phosphatase, whose product MSTDDIDADERTRLAAVGRYRKVIGPSDPVLARIATILAEVFDAPYGAVTLVERDSIWMIGTHGLGIDRIDRQDGLCATAISGSGPHVVPDCRTDSRTAGNRFVHEHGIGFYACVPLITFDGHHLGAVSAMDTGPRSDPSPTQLSLLADLAVVVIEQLELRLSSSEALTVEHGLRAVAEAELDSTRADRDAARRDRDSAHLALDEARSDRAVAQRDRDQARSDRDEAQLDREAAERERDSIDDYATALQQVLVPPVLPDIPGLDLVAGYHPASPRDVSGDFYDAFALDERTWGLFIGDVQGHGVHAAVLTTLIRYSLRAALLHDREPASALAELNAVLLRELRPRRFATVSVLILRPRGAGGFDLVMATGGHPPALLLDPRATTAHAVRPDTGMLVGATPHATFGTLRLTLEPGQTLLLYTDGLTEARRGAEPFDDAALATYGATRTALSAAALIDDLATLIPKLDPTDDIALLALGANS is encoded by the coding sequence ATGAGCACCGACGACATCGACGCCGACGAGCGGACGCGGCTGGCTGCGGTGGGGCGATATCGCAAGGTCATCGGTCCTTCCGATCCCGTCCTTGCGCGCATCGCCACGATCCTCGCAGAGGTATTCGACGCACCATATGGCGCCGTCACGCTCGTCGAGCGGGACAGCATCTGGATGATCGGCACCCATGGGCTGGGCATCGACCGGATCGATCGGCAGGACGGCCTGTGCGCCACCGCCATTTCCGGCAGCGGCCCACATGTGGTCCCCGACTGCCGGACCGACTCTCGTACCGCGGGTAACCGCTTCGTGCACGAGCACGGCATCGGTTTCTACGCCTGCGTCCCGCTGATCACTTTCGACGGTCACCACCTGGGCGCCGTCTCGGCAATGGACACCGGTCCGCGTTCCGATCCGTCGCCCACGCAGCTGTCGCTGCTGGCCGACCTTGCCGTCGTGGTCATCGAGCAGTTGGAACTGCGGCTGTCATCCTCGGAAGCCCTGACCGTCGAACATGGGCTACGCGCGGTCGCCGAGGCCGAACTGGACTCCACCCGCGCCGACAGGGACGCGGCAAGGCGGGATCGCGACAGCGCACATCTGGCGCTTGACGAGGCCCGCTCGGATCGTGCGGTCGCCCAGCGCGATCGTGACCAGGCGCGCTCGGACCGCGACGAGGCGCAGCTCGATCGGGAGGCCGCCGAACGCGAACGCGACAGCATCGACGACTACGCGACGGCACTGCAGCAGGTGCTGGTGCCACCGGTACTACCCGACATCCCCGGTCTGGACCTGGTCGCCGGGTATCACCCGGCATCACCACGCGATGTCAGTGGTGACTTCTACGACGCGTTCGCCCTCGATGAGCGAACGTGGGGTCTGTTCATCGGCGACGTGCAGGGCCACGGTGTGCATGCCGCCGTGCTGACGACGCTAATCCGATACAGCCTGCGCGCGGCGCTGCTGCACGACCGTGAACCCGCGTCGGCACTGGCGGAACTGAACGCGGTGCTGCTCCGTGAACTGCGTCCTCGCCGCTTCGCCACGGTGTCCGTATTGATCCTGCGGCCGCGCGGTGCCGGTGGTTTCGATCTGGTCATGGCCACCGGCGGGCACCCTCCCGCGCTGTTGCTCGATCCACGGGCAACCACCGCACACGCCGTCCGGCCGGATACCGGCATGCTCGTCGGGGCCACCCCGCACGCGACATTCGGGACGCTGCGGCTGACCCTCGAACCCGGTCAGACGCTGCTGCTCTACACCGACGGGCTGACCGAGGCACGCCGCGGCGCAGAGCCTTTCGACGATGCCGCGTTGGCCACCTACGGCGCGACCCGCACCGCTCTGAGCGCCGCCGCGCTCATCGACGACCTGGCCACGCTGATACCGAAACTCGACCCGACCGACGATATCGCGCTGCTCGCCCTCGGGGCGAACTCTTGA
- a CDS encoding GAF and ANTAR domain-containing protein — protein sequence MSDRGNDLARALADLALTIQDQAGTESTLEAVVKSAVEIVPGVRWAGVSMIEGRTVTPRALSDPLVAKLDMLQTELDEGPCLSSLREHRTVLIDEMTTETRWPRFAAAAVELGALSLLSFQLYVLQQNLGALNLYGGEPGVFSEDSEFIGAIVAHHASVALFGAETESQFEEALTSRDEIGQAKGIIMERFKIDSMAAFSLLVKLSQDGNVKLSDIAHRLVTSMDDETA from the coding sequence ATGTCTGATCGGGGGAACGATCTCGCACGCGCTCTCGCTGACCTGGCGCTGACGATTCAGGACCAGGCCGGTACCGAATCCACCCTGGAGGCGGTGGTCAAGAGCGCGGTCGAGATCGTGCCGGGTGTGCGCTGGGCGGGTGTCTCGATGATAGAGGGTCGCACCGTCACCCCCAGGGCGCTGAGCGATCCGCTGGTCGCCAAACTGGACATGTTGCAGACGGAACTCGACGAGGGCCCGTGCTTGAGTTCGCTGCGTGAGCATCGCACCGTGCTCATCGACGAGATGACGACCGAGACGCGGTGGCCGCGGTTCGCGGCGGCAGCGGTCGAGCTGGGTGCGCTCAGCCTGCTGTCCTTCCAGTTGTACGTGTTGCAACAGAATCTGGGAGCGCTGAACCTCTACGGCGGAGAGCCCGGTGTGTTCTCGGAGGACTCGGAATTCATCGGCGCCATCGTCGCCCACCACGCGTCGGTTGCATTGTTCGGTGCGGAGACCGAGAGCCAATTCGAGGAGGCCCTGACCAGTCGTGACGAGATCGGGCAGGCCAAGGGGATCATCATGGAACGGTTCAAGATCGACTCCATGGCGGCGTTCAGCCTGCTGGTCAAGCTCTCCCAGGATGGCAATGTAAAGCTCTCCGATATCGCGCACCGACTCGTGACCTCGATGGACGACGAAACGGCCTGA
- a CDS encoding LacI family DNA-binding transcriptional regulator, which translates to MAARRVTIVEIAQHVGLSKTTVSDALHGGGRVSPATAAKVAAAARELGYVTNRAARQLRGRSVGAFGIYIPPIARNFNFYMEFAFGAAHGSAEHDADLTLFARDAEVGPRHFQVDGVLAVDPLPGDPMLQRLVEVGIPMVTAGRPPESLADAVAAVIEAPHSDLARLVLDHLRQCGYRRPAFVGSDRRFYSSWADDVRQSYLDWCATHSAEPSAFDCPLDATLDELRAAVRSATAPADVDALVCAPQGFAGRAIGILETADRHVGSGFGLASLSSDPTTELSNEQITAVDLAPWTFGRDAVNLLAAVVAGESLPYLNRFEKVSIREAGETGRKSWAMLSGNVSRPTDPGDPRCRGVPT; encoded by the coding sequence ATGGCAGCGCGACGGGTGACGATCGTGGAGATTGCCCAGCATGTCGGGCTGTCGAAGACGACGGTCTCCGACGCGCTGCACGGCGGAGGCCGGGTGTCACCGGCCACCGCAGCGAAGGTGGCCGCCGCCGCGCGCGAGCTCGGCTATGTGACCAACCGGGCGGCTCGGCAGTTGCGCGGCCGCAGCGTCGGCGCATTCGGGATATACATCCCGCCGATCGCCAGAAACTTCAACTTCTACATGGAGTTCGCCTTCGGCGCGGCCCATGGCTCGGCCGAGCACGACGCCGATCTGACGCTCTTCGCCCGCGACGCCGAAGTGGGTCCGCGGCACTTCCAAGTTGACGGCGTCCTGGCGGTTGATCCCCTGCCCGGCGATCCGATGCTGCAGCGCCTCGTCGAAGTCGGTATTCCGATGGTGACGGCCGGCCGGCCACCCGAGTCGCTGGCCGATGCGGTGGCGGCGGTGATCGAAGCCCCACACAGCGACCTTGCCCGCCTGGTGCTCGACCACCTGCGCCAGTGTGGCTATCGCCGGCCGGCGTTTGTGGGATCCGATCGCCGGTTCTACTCGTCGTGGGCCGACGACGTCCGGCAGAGTTATCTCGACTGGTGCGCAACCCATTCCGCGGAGCCGTCGGCTTTTGATTGCCCGCTGGACGCGACGCTGGACGAACTTCGTGCGGCGGTGCGGTCGGCCACCGCGCCGGCGGATGTCGACGCGCTGGTCTGCGCGCCACAGGGCTTTGCAGGCCGGGCCATCGGCATTCTCGAGACGGCGGACCGGCACGTGGGCTCCGGGTTTGGCCTGGCGTCGTTGAGTAGCGATCCGACAACGGAATTGAGCAATGAGCAGATCACCGCGGTGGATCTGGCGCCGTGGACTTTCGGACGGGACGCGGTCAACCTACTGGCTGCGGTGGTCGCCGGCGAGTCCCTGCCCTACCTCAACCGCTTCGAGAAGGTCAGTATCCGAGAGGCCGGTGAGACCGGCCGAAAGTCGTGGGCGATGTTGTCCGGCAACGTCAGCCGGCCGACGGACCCCGGTGATCCGAGATGTCGTGGCGTGCCAACCTGA
- a CDS encoding SRPBCC family protein, whose product MTVSRDTSATRQQVWDVLADGWTYSGWVVGNSRIRAVSANWPAPGTRILHSIGTWPVVIDDETVVESCTPGRELVLLAKVRPAGKARITMRINDNDDGGCRIEMTEVATSAPVRWIPDAVQLLGVAPRNRECTWRLALIAERADPNAI is encoded by the coding sequence ATGACGGTCAGCAGAGATACCTCCGCCACTCGTCAGCAGGTGTGGGATGTCCTCGCCGACGGGTGGACGTATTCGGGTTGGGTGGTCGGCAACAGCCGGATTCGTGCCGTCAGTGCGAACTGGCCGGCGCCGGGCACGCGGATACTGCACTCGATCGGAACCTGGCCTGTCGTCATCGACGATGAAACGGTGGTCGAGAGTTGCACTCCCGGCCGTGAACTGGTGCTGCTGGCCAAGGTGCGCCCGGCCGGGAAGGCACGGATCACCATGCGGATCAACGACAACGACGACGGCGGGTGCCGGATCGAGATGACAGAGGTGGCAACCAGCGCTCCGGTGCGCTGGATCCCCGACGCCGTGCAGCTGCTCGGCGTCGCGCCGCGCAACCGCGAGTGCACCTGGCGACTGGCGCTGATCGCCGAACGGGCCGATCCGAACGCGATATGA
- a CDS encoding ATP-binding protein: MSASSHPAAQSGDADLVVTATAEPTAASELSAAVRAWLTRRVSVDTGRIADIVLAAYEALANCADHAYRGEEATGVMSIEARHDTDARTVRLCVVDRGHWLDPRSGPENPARGRGLKLMRALCDDLTVHGTAHGTRVCLQFEHCPAR; encoded by the coding sequence ATGTCTGCTTCGTCCCATCCCGCTGCCCAGTCCGGGGACGCCGATCTGGTGGTCACGGCGACCGCCGAACCGACGGCGGCGAGCGAACTGAGCGCAGCGGTCAGGGCCTGGCTGACCCGGCGGGTGAGCGTCGATACCGGGCGGATCGCCGATATCGTGCTGGCCGCCTACGAGGCCCTGGCCAACTGCGCGGATCACGCGTACCGCGGCGAGGAAGCCACGGGTGTGATGAGCATCGAGGCCCGCCACGACACCGACGCCCGCACGGTCCGGCTCTGCGTCGTCGACCGCGGTCACTGGCTGGATCCGCGCTCCGGACCGGAGAACCCGGCCCGGGGGCGCGGCCTGAAACTCATGCGCGCGCTGTGTGACGACCTGACCGTCCATGGGACCGCCCACGGCACCCGGGTGTGCCTGCAATTCGAGCACTGCCCGGCCCGCTGA